Within the Serratia sp. UGAL515B_01 genome, the region ACGTGGCACGCAAGCGAGGGGAACTGAAGTATCTCCTTTTAACGGAAAGCACCTTTAGCGGCGGCATCATGCTGCGTTTTGTGCTTCGTTCCGAGAGTAAACTGGCACAGTTACGTACTGCTTTGCCATGGCTACAAGAACAGTTGCCTCAATTGAGAGTCATTTCGGCCAATATTCAGCCTGTGCATATGGCGATTATGGAAGGTGAGCGTGAAATTCCACTCACTGAATTGCAGGCGTTGGAAGAACAATTCAATCAGATACCGCTCTATATCCGCCCACAGAGTTTCTTTCAGACCAACCCAAAGGTAGCAAGCCAGCTGTACGCTACAGCCCAAGATTGGGTACAGGCATTGGGTATTGCCAGTATGTGGGATCTTTTCTGTGGCGTAGGAGGATTTGGTCTTCATTGTGCCCAGCCACAAACCTTACTCACGGGTATTGAAATTAGCGCCGAAGCAATCGCCTGCGCCAGGCAGTCAGCTCAACGTTTGGGCTTGCAACACGTTGATTTTCACGCGTTGGATTCCACGCGTTTTGCCATCGCAGAAGGAAAGGTGCCCGACCTGATTCTGGTTAATCCACCGCGTCGGGGAATTGGCCGCGATTTGTGTGATTATCTTAATCGTATGGCGCCTGGCTATATCCTTTACTCAAGTTGTAGTGCAGACAGCATGGCGAAAGATATTACCATGCTGCCCGGTTACCGTATTGAACGGGTTCAGTTGTTCGATATGTTCCCACATACAGCACATTACGAAGTATTGACGCTGCTGGTACGCAAATAATTCCGCACGTGTCGCCTCTCTTTGATGAAGAGGCGACAAGCTGACTTACTGAGGGAACCATTTATCGTTGATGGCTTGGTAAGTCCCATCGGCTTTGATAGCCTCCAATGCGGCATTCAGCTTGGTCAGCAAGGCCTGATTATCCTGACGCACTGCAATACCTAAACCAGTACCAAAATATTGGGCATCAGTAACGTGCTCACCAACTGGAGCCAGATCAGGATTGCTTTTCAACCATTCATTGACCACTGCGGTATCGCCGAATACACCCTCAATGCGGCCATTTTTCAGTTCAAGAATGGCATTCTGGTAGCTGTCATAGGATACCGTGTTGATTTCAGGATGCTTGTCCTGCATGTATTTCTG harbors:
- the rlmC gene encoding 23S rRNA (uracil(747)-C(5))-methyltransferase RlmC, giving the protein MHCALYSAGCCRSCQWLKKTYSQQLAEKQHNLQSLLLAHHDVQWLAPVTGEESAFRNKAKMVVSGSVERPLLGMLHRDGTPVDLCACPLYPTSFENVFDVLKRFIPRAGLTPYNVARKRGELKYLLLTESTFSGGIMLRFVLRSESKLAQLRTALPWLQEQLPQLRVISANIQPVHMAIMEGEREIPLTELQALEEQFNQIPLYIRPQSFFQTNPKVASQLYATAQDWVQALGIASMWDLFCGVGGFGLHCAQPQTLLTGIEISAEAIACARQSAQRLGLQHVDFHALDSTRFAIAEGKVPDLILVNPPRRGIGRDLCDYLNRMAPGYILYSSCSADSMAKDITMLPGYRIERVQLFDMFPHTAHYEVLTLLVRK